A stretch of Rhizobium sp. BT03 DNA encodes these proteins:
- a CDS encoding LacI family DNA-binding transcriptional regulator — protein MTVSRVLNGRGGASAETSQRILSAANELNYRPNPFARGLRSDRSKTIGLLVPDITNPFFPEVIRGAEDAASAAGYNLLLSNVVENSRREEELIEALLRHRVDGIIVCSARLPDAALHKALAPHRAVVLINREAPPEIAGTIVTDYETGASRAIDHLVERGRRKIAVVAGPRSSFGGKSRLVGFRKTLAAHGLKAQGIAYCDPTAAGGEATAAQLLAETPGIDALICYNDLNAIGAMKACRAAGLAIPGQIALIGFDDIPTAELLSPALTTLRVQKREMGEEAVRLLLSRIATKNRQHGIVIVPELIVRETT, from the coding sequence ATGACGGTATCGCGCGTGCTCAACGGCCGGGGCGGCGCCAGCGCCGAAACCAGTCAGCGCATTCTCTCAGCGGCAAACGAACTCAATTATCGCCCCAACCCCTTTGCGCGCGGGTTGCGGTCCGACCGGTCGAAAACCATCGGCCTTCTTGTTCCCGACATCACCAACCCGTTCTTTCCCGAGGTCATAAGGGGCGCCGAAGATGCGGCGAGTGCGGCCGGCTACAACCTGCTGCTGTCCAACGTCGTCGAAAACAGCAGACGGGAAGAGGAACTCATCGAAGCGCTGCTCAGGCATCGGGTCGACGGGATCATCGTCTGCAGCGCCCGGCTGCCCGATGCCGCGCTGCATAAGGCGCTCGCACCCCACCGCGCCGTCGTGCTCATCAACCGCGAGGCGCCTCCCGAAATCGCCGGAACCATCGTCACCGACTACGAGACCGGCGCGTCGCGGGCCATCGACCATCTGGTCGAGCGCGGGCGCCGCAAAATCGCAGTCGTCGCCGGGCCGCGCAGCTCCTTCGGCGGCAAGAGCCGTCTCGTCGGCTTCCGCAAGACGCTGGCCGCCCACGGGCTGAAGGCGCAGGGCATCGCCTATTGCGATCCGACGGCTGCCGGCGGAGAGGCGACGGCGGCGCAATTGCTGGCGGAAACGCCCGGCATCGATGCCCTTATCTGCTACAACGACCTCAATGCAATCGGCGCCATGAAGGCCTGCCGGGCGGCCGGCCTTGCGATCCCCGGGCAGATCGCCCTCATCGGTTTCGACGACATCCCGACGGCCGAACTTCTGTCTCCGGCGCTGACCACCCTGCGAGTGCAGAAACGGGAGATGGGAGAGGAAGCCGTACGCCTGCTGCTCAGCCGCATCGCCACCAAGAACCGTCAGCACGGCATCGTCATCGTTCCCGAGCTGATCGTCCGCGAAACGACCTGA
- a CDS encoding alpha-L-fucosidase, producing the protein MDGDNLQSLALAEEKKAWFVHDRFGMFVHWGLYALPARHEWVKSREELDDTDYQKYFDHFDPDLYDPREWARRAKAAGMKYVVLTTKHHEGFCLWDTKATDFKVTNTPYGKDLLRPFVDAFRAEGLRIGFYYSLIDWHHPDFTVDPRHPQRNHPDASKINEGREMQRYAAFMREQVRELLTEFGRIDIMWFDFSYPQWKLGGLVGKGHRDWESEKLVRMVRELAPDIIINNRLDLAGLQPDIVTPEQYMPRAWPKRDGRRVVWEACQTLSGSWGYHRDEDTWKSTEQLVQMLVGTVAIGGNLLMNVGPTARGTLDHRAISALAAYEEWMALHERSIVGCTQSDFTAPPDCRLTQNGDRLYIHLFNWPYKHLHFDALAGKIEYAQFLHDASEVTWLRPSANTLWTNTQFPVAEDELTFVLPVRRPKVVVPVIEVKLKAGSAAGVQD; encoded by the coding sequence ATGGATGGCGACAATCTGCAGTCACTGGCCTTGGCCGAGGAGAAGAAGGCCTGGTTCGTCCATGACCGGTTCGGCATGTTCGTGCATTGGGGGCTCTATGCCCTGCCGGCACGCCATGAATGGGTGAAGAGCCGCGAAGAGCTAGATGACACCGACTATCAGAAATATTTCGATCATTTCGACCCCGATCTCTACGATCCCCGCGAATGGGCAAGGCGCGCCAAGGCCGCGGGCATGAAATATGTGGTGCTGACGACCAAGCACCACGAAGGCTTCTGCCTCTGGGACACCAAGGCCACCGACTTTAAGGTGACCAACACGCCCTATGGCAAGGATCTGCTGCGCCCCTTCGTCGACGCCTTCCGCGCCGAGGGGCTGAGGATCGGCTTCTATTATTCGCTGATCGACTGGCACCATCCCGATTTCACCGTCGATCCGCGCCATCCGCAGCGCAATCATCCCGATGCGTCGAAAATCAACGAAGGCCGAGAGATGCAGCGCTATGCCGCCTTCATGCGCGAGCAGGTGCGCGAGCTGCTGACCGAGTTCGGCCGGATCGACATCATGTGGTTCGATTTCAGCTATCCGCAGTGGAAGCTGGGCGGACTTGTCGGAAAGGGTCATCGGGACTGGGAAAGCGAGAAGCTCGTGCGCATGGTGCGCGAGCTTGCCCCGGACATCATCATCAACAACCGGCTCGATCTTGCGGGCCTGCAGCCCGACATCGTTACGCCGGAGCAATATATGCCGCGCGCCTGGCCGAAACGCGACGGCCGGCGCGTCGTCTGGGAAGCCTGCCAGACGCTCAGCGGCTCCTGGGGTTATCACCGCGACGAGGACACGTGGAAAAGCACGGAGCAGCTGGTGCAGATGCTGGTCGGCACCGTCGCCATCGGCGGCAATCTCTTGATGAATGTCGGGCCGACGGCACGCGGCACGCTCGACCATCGGGCGATATCGGCGCTCGCCGCCTATGAGGAGTGGATGGCGCTGCACGAGCGCAGCATCGTCGGCTGCACCCAGTCCGATTTCACCGCGCCGCCCGACTGCCGCCTGACCCAGAACGGCGACCGGCTCTACATCCACCTCTTCAACTGGCCCTACAAGCATCTGCATTTCGATGCCCTGGCCGGGAAGATCGAATACGCGCAATTCCTGCATGATGCCAGCGAAGTGACCTGGCTGCGCCCGTCCGCCAATACGCTATGGACGAACACCCAGTTCCCGGTCGCCGAGGACGAACTGACATTCGTCCTGCCGGTACGCCGCCCCAAGGTCGTCGTCCCGGTCATCGAGGTCAAGCTGAAGGCGGGAAGTGCGGCCGGCGTTCAGGATTAA
- a CDS encoding ABC transporter substrate-binding protein: protein MQHVRVLRRQVVSTVAAAILMGAGWAGAAFGFQEAPELKALTDAGKLPPVEKRLPKEPLVLTPLESVGTYGGTWRTATFGGGDSEIERSIGYTRLVRWNPEWTEVIPDIARSVEVNDNATEYTFTLREGTRWSDGEPFTADDLVWWNENVLRNTKITPAAPDWLTAGGETVKVEKLADNKVVFKFAAPNGLFLMNMATVRGSDILAAAPAHYLKQFHKDFNPDGIDALVKAAGATDWVQLFNNKIGFPGRWRDLGRPTLDAWVLTAPYNGTTQVVAERNPYYAKVDTSGNQLPYFDSITIDVMQDTQAIILKAISGEIDMQNRFIETTDARTVIVQNQQKGGYGLFIARPAWSNALLITLNQTHKNPALRAVFSNKDFRIGLSYAINREELNQLIYAGQAKPYQAAPREGTALYDEKMATQYLEYNVDLANQYLDKAGLTKKDGEGYRLGQDGKRITFAIDALTGSPIQVDALELIQRYWRAVGIDMQPRPAERSLIFSRLQNNDNDGLGWVGGGGYDFLGLLDPKWYFPHEYESSFATAWGLYYQNPKDPNAQEPSPAAKKQMDLYRQVQEAPTLEKQLEAMKELLAITRDEFYVIGTNLEPDRVGIVKTNMHNVPKVIPSTSFYMTPGPAKPETFYYQQ from the coding sequence ATGCAACACGTCAGAGTTCTACGGCGGCAGGTTGTTTCGACCGTTGCCGCGGCGATCCTCATGGGCGCCGGCTGGGCCGGGGCTGCGTTCGGTTTTCAGGAGGCGCCGGAATTGAAGGCGCTCACCGATGCCGGCAAGCTGCCGCCGGTGGAAAAGCGGCTGCCCAAAGAGCCGCTGGTGCTGACGCCGCTTGAATCGGTCGGCACCTATGGCGGCACCTGGCGCACGGCGACCTTTGGCGGCGGCGACAGCGAGATCGAGCGTTCGATCGGCTATACGAGACTGGTCCGCTGGAACCCTGAGTGGACCGAGGTGATCCCCGACATCGCTAGGAGTGTCGAGGTCAACGACAACGCCACCGAATATACGTTTACCCTGCGGGAGGGCACGCGCTGGTCGGACGGCGAGCCCTTCACCGCCGACGATCTGGTGTGGTGGAACGAGAATGTGCTGCGCAACACCAAGATCACGCCGGCTGCGCCCGACTGGCTGACCGCGGGCGGAGAGACCGTCAAGGTCGAAAAGCTCGCCGACAACAAGGTCGTCTTCAAGTTCGCCGCGCCGAACGGCTTGTTCCTGATGAACATGGCGACCGTGCGCGGCTCCGATATCCTGGCGGCGGCACCGGCGCATTACCTCAAACAGTTCCACAAGGATTTCAATCCCGATGGCATCGACGCCCTGGTGAAGGCGGCCGGTGCGACCGACTGGGTCCAGCTCTTCAACAACAAGATCGGATTCCCCGGCCGCTGGCGCGATCTCGGCCGTCCGACCCTCGATGCCTGGGTGCTGACCGCGCCCTATAATGGCACGACCCAGGTCGTCGCTGAGCGCAACCCTTATTATGCCAAGGTGGATACATCAGGAAACCAGCTGCCCTACTTCGACAGCATCACCATCGACGTGATGCAGGATACGCAGGCAATCATCCTGAAGGCGATCAGCGGCGAAATCGATATGCAGAACCGCTTCATCGAGACGACGGACGCCCGCACGGTCATCGTGCAGAACCAGCAGAAGGGTGGTTACGGCCTGTTCATCGCCCGGCCGGCCTGGTCGAACGCGCTGCTGATCACGCTGAACCAGACCCACAAGAACCCGGCCTTGCGCGCCGTCTTCTCCAACAAGGATTTCCGCATCGGCCTCAGCTACGCCATCAATCGCGAGGAGCTCAATCAGCTGATCTATGCCGGGCAGGCCAAGCCCTATCAGGCAGCGCCCCGCGAAGGCACAGCGCTCTACGACGAGAAGATGGCGACGCAATACCTGGAATATAACGTCGACCTCGCCAATCAGTATCTCGACAAGGCCGGCCTGACCAAGAAAGACGGCGAAGGCTATCGCCTCGGCCAGGACGGCAAGCGCATCACCTTTGCGATCGATGCCCTCACCGGCAGCCCGATCCAGGTCGACGCTCTCGAGCTGATCCAGCGCTATTGGCGGGCCGTCGGCATCGACATGCAGCCGCGCCCGGCCGAACGCTCGCTGATCTTCTCCCGCCTGCAGAACAACGACAATGACGGCCTCGGATGGGTCGGCGGCGGAGGCTACGACTTCCTCGGCCTGCTCGATCCCAAATGGTATTTCCCGCACGAATACGAGTCGAGCTTCGCGACCGCCTGGGGCCTCTATTACCAGAACCCCAAGGATCCGAACGCTCAGGAACCGAGCCCGGCCGCCAAGAAGCAGATGGATCTCTACCGGCAGGTGCAGGAAGCCCCGACGCTCGAAAAGCAGCTTGAAGCCATGAAGGAACTGCTGGCGATCACCCGGGACGAGTTCTACGTCATCGGCACCAATCTCGAGCCGGATCGCGTCGGTATTGTCAAGACCAATATGCACAACGTTCCGAAGGTCATTCCCAGCACGTCCTTCTATATGACGCCGGGTCCGGCAAAGCCTGAGACCTTCTACTACCAGCAATAA